The Treponema sp. Marseille-Q3903 genomic interval CTGGTCAAAATTTGCGTGGAATGCAAAAATAGGGCTCGGCTGTACTGTGAAATTTATAGCATTTTTCAGACTTGCACCAAGTCCAAATTTATTGCTTTCAACTTTCGGATCAGAAGAATGTTGATACCTATCTAAAAAACTTATAGAAGCATCGATATTCCCGTTTAGATGAACCCATTCGTTTATTCTGCAAAACAAAGATTTTGAATTTTCAGATTCATGTTCTTCAACAACAGCATGCTCTATATCTTTTGACTGTTCAAAAAGAGAATCGATATCATCATCTGCATTTTCTTGCGAAAAACATAGACTGAAAACAGACGAAAACGCTGCAACGATAAAAAAAAGTTTTTTAATATCTTTCATAATTTATTTCCGGCTCATCATTTCTAGGTATGGTTTTGTGTAAACAGTATCTTCAACTTTTTCAAAAGCCGCATTCTTGATTGTGATTTGCGTTTTTTCATACTGAACCTTTCCACTGATTTTTTTACCTTTAAGGTTGTCTTGAATCAACATTGATACGGGAATTGAATATTTTCCTGTAGATGAATTGACAGTTTGATAAGACGGAATTGCAGTTGTCCGAAGTTTTTGACCGCTCAACGAGTAATCTTCTTTTTTTCGTGCAAGCCCGTCATCTTTTGTAACCCAGAGTTTTAGCATTGGGTAATCGACTGAATTATCTTTTGCTTTTAGCGTAAACAAAACGCAGTCGAGTTTTCCGAGAGCAACCTCCTCAAAACTTTCAATATCATAGCTTGAGTAATATTTTTGAGGTGCAAAATCAGAATTATTTGCATTTGTGTTTTGAAATTTGTCTTTAGCGCTTGTAAAAGTAAAACGCCTGTCGGCAGGGTCAAAGAACCAGATGTTGTCGTCAAACTGAAGATATCCTTTGCCTTTTTCTCTTTGCGGACCTGTGATTAAAATTGTCCACGCTTTTTTTGAATCGCGGCGGTACATTATTGCTTCAGTTACGTTCTGCCCTTCTCCGGGTTTTGTCTGGACGACTGTATAATTGCCTTTAAAATCAGTATCGTAAAACGAAGAACTCTCTTCAGCCGATTTTAAGAGTTTGCCAGCTTCCGCTTCTGAAATTGCAAAAAGAAACGAAGAAAAAAGCAATGCAACTGCGCTGATAATTATTTTTTTCATTCTATTAATCTCCTAATCTCCTGAATATTTATTACGATTTTATTCTGTCACGGCTAGGGCTTCGCAAGGTGTTACTCTTACAGTATTCCGAACTGCAAACAAAACTGCGGCAAGCGTAGTTACAACAATAAATGAGGAAACAGCTAAAAATGATTTTATGTTAATGATTCCGTGCAGGTGGCCGTTTACAAGGAAGATGTCAAATGCGGGAATAAACGAAAAGCTGAACAAGCTTATTGCAAAACTTATTAGAATCGAAAAAATAAAACCTGCGATACATCCTGCTATCACTAAAATCATTGTTTCTGTAAGAAGCATTGAATAAATTTTAAACCGTCTCATTCCGATCGCTTTATAGATTCCGATTTCGTTTATGCGTTTCATTGCAATTACGCGGAATGTGCTGCTTATTCCTGCCACGATGATGATGACAAGCATAACAATCACAAAAGCAACTATGATTTTCATCGCATCTATGACAACTTTTAAATCT includes:
- a CDS encoding outer membrane lipoprotein-sorting protein — its product is MKKIIISAVALLFSSFLFAISEAEAGKLLKSAEESSSFYDTDFKGNYTVVQTKPGEGQNVTEAIMYRRDSKKAWTILITGPQREKGKGYLQFDDNIWFFDPADRRFTFTSAKDKFQNTNANNSDFAPQKYYSSYDIESFEEVALGKLDCVLFTLKAKDNSVDYPMLKLWVTKDDGLARKKEDYSLSGQKLRTTAIPSYQTVNSSTGKYSIPVSMLIQDNLKGKKISGKVQYEKTQITIKNAAFEKVEDTVYTKPYLEMMSRK